A genomic segment from Leopardus geoffroyi isolate Oge1 chromosome A2, O.geoffroyi_Oge1_pat1.0, whole genome shotgun sequence encodes:
- the LRRC4 gene encoding leucine-rich repeat-containing protein 4, with amino-acid sequence MKLLWQVTVHHTWNAVLLPVVYLTAQVWILCAAIAAAASAGPQNCPSVCSCSNQFSKVVCTRRGLSEVPQGIPSNTRYLNLMENNIQMIQADTFRHLHHLEVLQLGRNSIRQIEVGAFNGLASLNTLELFDNWLTVIPSGAFEYLSKLRELWLRNNPIESIPSYAFNRVPSLMRLDLGELKKLEYISEGAFEGLFNLKYLNLGMCNIKDMPNLTPLVGLEELEMSGNHFPEIRPGSFHGLSSLKKLWVMNSQVSLIERNAFDGLASLVELNLAHNNLSSLPHDLFTPLRYLVELHLHHNPWNCDCDILWLAWWLREYIPTNSTCCGRCHAPLHMRGRYLVEVDQASFQCSAPFIMDAPRDLNISEGRMAELKCRTPPMSSVKWLLPNGTVLSHASRHPRISVLNDGTLNFSHVLLSDTGVYTCMVTNVAGNSNASAYLNVSTAELNTSNYSFFTTVTVETTEISPEDTTRKYKPVPTTSTGYQPAYTTSTTVLIQTTRVPKQVPATDTNDKMQTSLDEVMKTTKIIIGCFVAVTLLAAAMLIVFYKLRKRHQQRSTVTAARTVEIIQVDEDIPAAASAAATAAPSGVSGEGAVVLPTIHDHINYNTYKPAHGAHWTENSLGNSLHPAVTTISEPYIIQTHTKDKVQETQI; translated from the coding sequence ATGAAGCTCTTGTGGCAGGTAACTGTGCACCACACCTGGAATGCCGTCCTGCTCCCCGTCGTCTACCTCACGGCGCAAGTGTGGATTCTGTGTGCAGCCATCGCCGCTGCCGCCTCCGCCGGGCCCCAGAACTGCCCATCCGTTTGCTCGTGCAGTAACCAGTTCAGCAAGGTGGTGTGCACCCGTCGGGGCCTCTCCGAGGTCCCTCAGGGTATTCCCTCCAACACCCGGTACCTCAACCTCATGGAAAACAATATCCAGATGATCCAGGCCGACACCTTTCGCCACCTCCACCACCTGGAGGTCCTGCAGCTGGGCAGGAACTCCATCCGGCAGATCGAGGTGGGGGCCTTCAACGGCCTGGCCAGCCTCAACACCCTGGAGCTGTTTGACAACTGGCTGACAGTCATCCCCAGTGGGGCCTTTGAGTACCTGTCCAAGCTGCGGGAGCTCTGGCTTCGCAACAACCCCATAGAAAGCATCCCCTCTTATGCCTTCAACCGGGTGCCCTCCCTCATGCGCTTGGACTTGGGGGAGCTCAAGAAGCTGGAGTACATCTCTGAGGGCGCTTTTGAGGGACTGTTCAACCTCAAGTACCTGAACCTGGGCATGTGCAACATTAAAGATATGCCCAATCTGACCCCCCTGGTGGGGCTGGAGGAGCTGGAGATGTCAGGGAACCACTTCCCTGAGATCAGGCCTGGCTCCTTCCACGGCCTCAGCTCCCTCAAGAAGCTatgggtcatgaactcacaggtCAGCCTGATTGAGCGGAACGCTTTTGATGGGCTGGCCTCACTTGTGGAACTCAACCTGGCCCACAATAACCTCTCTTCTTTGCCCCATGACCTCTTCACCCCACTGAGGTACCTTGTGGAGTTGCACCTACACCACAATCCCTGGAACTGCGATTGTGACATTCTGTGGCTAGCCTGGTGGCTTCGGGAGTACATACCCACCAATTCTACCTGCTGCGGCCGCTGTCATGCTCCCCTGCACATGCGTGGCCGCTACCTGGTGGAGGTGGACCAGGCCTCCTTCCAGTGCTCTGCCCCCTTCATCATGGATGCCCCTCGGGATCTCAACATCTCCGAGGGTCGGATGGCGGAACTTAAGTGTCGGACTCCCCCAATGTCCTCCGTGAAGTGGCTGCTGCCCAATGGGACAGTGCTCAGCCACGCCTCCCGCCACCCGAGGATCTCTGTCCTCAACGACGGCACCTTGAACTTTTCCCACGTGCTGCTCTCAGACACCGGGGTGTACACTTGCATGGTGACCAACGTGGCAGGCAACTCCAACGCCTCGGCCTACCTCAACGTGAGCACGGCCGAGCTCAACACCTCCAACTACAGCTTCTTCACCACAGTCACAGTGGAGACCACTGAGATCTCACCTGAGGATACGACGCGCAAGTACAAGCCTGTTCCTACGACGTCCACTGGTTATCAGCCGGCATATACCACCTCCACCACGGTGCTCATTCAGACCACCCGTGTGCCCAAGCAGGTACCCGCGACAGACACCAATGATAAGATGCAGACCAGCCTGGATGAAGTCATGAAGACCACCAAGATCATCATTGGCTGCTTTGTGGCAGTGACTCTGCTAGCTGCCGCCATGTTGATTGTCTTCTACAAACTTCGTAAGCGGCACCAGCAGAGGAGTACAGTCACAGCCGCCCGGACAGTTGAGATCATCCAGGTGGACGAAGACATCCCAGCGGCGGCGTCTGCGGCAGCAACAGCAGCTCCGTCCGGTGTATCAGGTGAGGGGGCAGTAGTGCTGCCCACAATTCATGACCATATTAACTACAACACCTACAAACCAGCACATGGGGCCCACTGGACAGAAAACAGCCTGGGGAACTCTCTGCACCCCGCAGTCACCACAATCTCTGAACCTTATATAATTCAGACCCATACCAAGGACAAGGTACAGGAAACTCAAATatga